A region from the Spirochaeta thermophila DSM 6192 genome encodes:
- the larB gene encoding nickel pincer cofactor biosynthesis protein LarB, whose product MDRRERMRRLLAAYREGRVPEEEAISRLEELSFVRLGHSTLDMARPVRTGRGEVVFAEGKKTEHLLEIVEVFLSRGENLLVSRVREDQLGPLLERFPRLVYHAEARCCTHVASPPPSCPHRVGVVTGGTSDVPVAEEAAITCEFYGVGVERVYDVGVAGINRLLARLEEMRSLRALVVVAGMEGALPGVVAGLVDRPVIGVPTSVGYGAALEGMTPLLAMLTSCAPGLAVVNIDNGFGAGYLASLIARL is encoded by the coding sequence GTGGATCGGCGTGAGCGGATGCGTCGTCTGCTGGCCGCCTACCGGGAGGGGCGGGTGCCCGAGGAGGAGGCGATCTCCCGGCTCGAGGAGCTCTCCTTCGTACGGCTCGGACACTCCACGCTCGACATGGCGAGGCCCGTGCGTACGGGTCGGGGCGAGGTCGTCTTCGCGGAGGGGAAGAAGACGGAGCACCTCCTGGAGATCGTGGAGGTCTTTCTCTCGCGGGGGGAGAACCTCCTCGTCTCGCGGGTGAGGGAGGACCAGCTGGGGCCTCTCCTCGAACGGTTCCCACGGCTCGTGTACCATGCCGAGGCGCGGTGCTGTACCCATGTGGCGAGTCCGCCTCCTTCCTGCCCCCACCGTGTGGGGGTGGTCACCGGCGGCACCTCGGATGTGCCGGTGGCCGAGGAGGCTGCGATCACCTGCGAGTTCTACGGGGTGGGGGTGGAGCGGGTCTACGATGTGGGGGTGGCGGGGATCAACCGACTCCTCGCCCGCCTCGAGGAGATGCGCTCCTTGCGTGCGCTGGTGGTGGTGGCCGGGATGGAGGGCGCCCTTCCCGGCGTGGTGGCCGGCCTCGTGGACAGGCCGGTGATCGGCGTGCCCACGAGCGTGGGCTACGGCGCCGCCCTCGAGGGGATGACGCCTCTCCTCGCCATGCTCACGAGCTGCGCCCCGGGGCTCGCGGTGGTGAACATCGACAACGGGTTCGGGGCGGGCTATCTCGCGAGCCTCATCGCGAGGCTCTGA
- the larE gene encoding ATP-dependent sacrificial sulfur transferase LarE, producing the protein MDLSLIEKEADRLVEVLKGYGRIAVGFSGGVDSTFLAVVAREVLGKDAVRAYTLLPPHVARWEAAEAAELAQRFDLTHRLIEVPFVEEVRENPPDRCYRCKRILFGAIKRMAEEDGYPVVCDGTNASDPEEDRPGMRALRELGVRSPLREAGLTKERIRDLSRAFGLPTWDKPPYSCLITRIPHGVRVDEALFRRIEEAELLFLRAGFRQVRVRHHGELARIELGGDDLERFLSSGDREGIVARCKELGYRYVTLDLEGYRTGSMSVKEGTCGSA; encoded by the coding sequence ATGGATCTTTCTCTTATCGAAAAAGAGGCAGATAGGCTCGTGGAGGTCCTCAAGGGATATGGCAGGATCGCGGTCGGTTTCTCTGGAGGGGTGGACAGCACCTTCCTCGCCGTGGTGGCGAGGGAGGTGCTCGGGAAAGATGCGGTGAGGGCCTATACCCTCCTTCCGCCCCATGTGGCACGCTGGGAGGCCGCGGAGGCGGCCGAGCTCGCGCAGCGGTTCGACCTGACACACCGCCTCATCGAGGTGCCGTTCGTCGAGGAGGTCCGGGAGAACCCTCCCGATCGGTGCTACCGGTGCAAGCGGATCCTTTTCGGGGCCATCAAGCGGATGGCGGAGGAGGACGGGTATCCGGTGGTGTGCGACGGCACCAATGCGAGCGACCCCGAGGAGGACAGGCCGGGGATGCGCGCCCTGAGGGAGCTGGGGGTGAGGAGCCCGCTGCGGGAGGCCGGTCTCACCAAGGAACGGATACGGGATCTCTCCCGCGCGTTCGGACTTCCCACCTGGGACAAGCCGCCGTACTCGTGCCTCATCACCCGGATTCCGCACGGTGTTCGTGTCGACGAGGCCCTCTTCAGGCGTATCGAGGAGGCCGAGCTCCTGTTCCTCAGGGCGGGTTTCCGGCAGGTGCGGGTGCGTCATCACGGGGAGCTGGCCCGGATCGAGCTCGGGGGTGACGACCTCGAGCGTTTCCTCTCCTCCGGGGACCGGGAGGGGATCGTGGCCCGGTGCAAGGAACTCGGGTACCGCTATGTGACCCTCGATCTGGAGGGCTACAGGACGGGGAGTATGTCCGTCAAGGAGGGTACCTGTGGATCGGCGTGA
- a CDS encoding HAD family hydrolase: MDLKAIAFDLDGTLYPHYMMYLASLGLGLRHPRLVWHFGRVRSEIRRVRPIDDFRAVQARMLAGRMGISEEEARSLIEEKIYTRWEQSLRRLRPYPHLREVLSALAEDGYRLAVLSDFPVLAKLEFLGLDGFWDVAMCTEESGYLKPNPEPFLLLAERLGFVPEQILYVGNSYAYDIVGGHAAGLRTAHLVRRPPKGSIADVSFSTYPELLAWVRGMRSS, translated from the coding sequence ATGGACCTTAAGGCGATCGCATTCGATCTGGACGGTACGCTCTATCCGCACTACATGATGTACCTCGCCTCCCTCGGGCTGGGGCTGAGGCATCCTCGCCTGGTGTGGCACTTCGGACGGGTACGGAGCGAGATCAGGAGGGTGCGGCCTATCGACGACTTCAGGGCCGTACAGGCGAGGATGCTCGCAGGCAGGATGGGCATCTCCGAGGAGGAGGCGCGTTCCCTCATCGAGGAGAAGATCTACACCCGATGGGAGCAATCGCTCAGACGTCTCAGGCCCTACCCTCATCTGAGAGAGGTGCTCTCGGCCCTGGCGGAGGATGGGTATCGTCTCGCGGTGCTCTCGGATTTTCCCGTATTGGCCAAGCTGGAGTTCCTCGGGCTCGACGGGTTCTGGGACGTGGCGATGTGCACCGAGGAGTCGGGATACCTCAAGCCGAATCCCGAGCCCTTCCTCCTCCTCGCCGAACGGTTGGGTTTCGTGCCGGAACAGATCCTCTACGTGGGCAACAGCTATGCCTATGATATAGTGGGCGGACATGCGGCGGGCCTCAGGACCGCCCACCTCGTACGCAGGCCTCCGAAGGGTTCGATCGCCGACGTGAGTTTCAGCACCTATCCCGAGCTCCTCGCGTGGGTGCGGGGTATGCGATCGTCCTGA
- the larC gene encoding nickel pincer cofactor biosynthesis protein LarC: protein MRKILYYDCSVGIAGDMNLGALVDLGVPVEYVREGLSLLGLGEPLEFDVWEEERAGIKGKRIKVRGVEEWVEEDAEGSHPHEEDHGHAGHSHAEGAAHGHGHAPHVHHDEGRSHHGEGSAHHHHHEHRTFGEIAALIERSGLSEGVKRRSLAIFRTIAEAEAKVHGSTPEEVHFHEVGAKDALVDVVGAALALEYLGVDEVWASPVQLGGGWVRCAHGVLPVPAPATAEIVKGMPVRMGLVERELTTPTGAAVLAAVVDRFVERPAFVPLRVGYGVGTRRLSVPNVLRVYLGEASEGLARTEQVVVSCTVDDMLPEDVSRAVDVLLEAGARDVVVRPVIMKRGRPGHEVSVLADQALAERMVHLLLRHTTTFGCRLHTVGKVELERSFEEVQTPYGTFRLKRASLGGEPSSVKWEYRDLEASSRRTGIPIPRLRALLGRYLADAYGQEGDGRL, encoded by the coding sequence GTGAGAAAGATTCTCTACTACGATTGCAGTGTGGGTATCGCAGGGGATATGAACCTGGGGGCGCTCGTCGACCTGGGGGTTCCGGTGGAATACGTGAGGGAAGGACTCTCCCTGCTGGGACTCGGCGAGCCGCTCGAGTTCGACGTGTGGGAGGAGGAACGCGCCGGGATAAAGGGGAAACGGATCAAGGTGAGGGGCGTGGAGGAGTGGGTGGAGGAGGATGCCGAAGGGTCGCATCCTCATGAGGAGGATCATGGTCATGCGGGACATAGCCATGCCGAAGGGGCAGCCCATGGGCATGGGCACGCCCCCCATGTCCACCACGACGAAGGTCGCTCCCACCATGGGGAGGGATCTGCCCATCACCACCATCACGAGCACCGCACGTTCGGGGAGATCGCTGCGCTCATCGAACGGAGCGGCTTGTCCGAAGGGGTGAAGAGACGGTCGCTGGCCATATTCCGCACGATCGCCGAGGCCGAGGCGAAGGTCCACGGCAGCACCCCCGAGGAGGTGCACTTCCACGAGGTGGGGGCCAAGGATGCCCTGGTCGATGTGGTAGGGGCGGCCCTCGCGCTCGAGTACCTCGGTGTGGACGAGGTGTGGGCCTCGCCCGTGCAGCTCGGCGGGGGGTGGGTGAGGTGCGCCCATGGCGTCCTCCCCGTGCCCGCACCCGCCACGGCGGAGATCGTGAAGGGTATGCCGGTGCGTATGGGACTCGTGGAGAGGGAGCTCACCACCCCCACGGGGGCGGCCGTCCTGGCGGCGGTGGTGGACCGGTTCGTGGAGCGGCCCGCATTCGTGCCCCTGCGGGTGGGCTACGGGGTGGGAACCCGCAGGCTCTCCGTACCGAACGTGCTCAGGGTCTACCTGGGGGAGGCTTCCGAGGGGCTTGCCCGCACGGAGCAGGTGGTGGTCTCCTGTACGGTCGACGACATGCTCCCCGAGGATGTGAGCCGGGCGGTGGATGTCCTCCTCGAGGCCGGGGCCCGCGATGTGGTGGTGCGACCCGTGATCATGAAGCGGGGGCGTCCGGGCCATGAGGTTTCGGTCCTCGCCGATCAGGCCCTCGCCGAGAGGATGGTGCATCTCCTCCTCCGGCATACCACCACGTTCGGGTGCAGGCTCCACACCGTGGGCAAGGTGGAGCTCGAGCGTTCTTTCGAGGAGGTCCAGACCCCTTACGGCACGTTCAGATTGAAGCGGGCCTCGCTCGGGGGGGAACCTTCCTCGGTCAAGTGGGAGTACCGCGACCTGGAAGCGTCCTCCCGGCGGACCGGGATACCCATCCCCCGGCTCAGGGCCCTCCTGGGAAGGTACCTCGCAGACGCGTATGGACAGGAAGGGGATGGGCGTCTATGA